From Lawsonia intracellularis PHE/MN1-00, the proteins below share one genomic window:
- the sctD gene encoding type III secretion system inner membrane ring subunit SctD, producing the protein MSKVDGIGIYVFSGPHVGAEIILPEGSYTIGTSDSCDIILTDISLAPRHAQLDVHIGESENTTHLTVIPLEGGVWSNNQAVPESGFQPKPGDFWYLGNTSFGWNFPGKNWQNKAAQQYAETLSQAENDNNNLGLEGGTTQTQEQKDDLVKKVFGDTHPQDVISKIDKFSMGKLIGVCLLILFLGAIAISYQRDSVDEKTQVAFLQKVLEDNGFSGVSVIPGAQQIIIRGVVQSDVQRQLIYTLAQSVHSPVYIDVGVRDDLVNAVKAAFASRGIHISVKEFSDPGIISISGYMKDGFVEEWSISAMRDDIPIPFKLEKHIVYAKEVAEVLDKIFAENKIGSLKVTYLAGEIEIVGSFDEERTKKLDKALAEIKKELDVPIMFKIQQIKPAPITSAQKGQPVKDESDEESSVLGGSVIKGVTLLPIPFITLSTGERIFKGGVLPSGYTLDSVSLDKLIFSKDNQYKEYPLRGAN; encoded by the coding sequence ATGAGCAAAGTAGATGGTATTGGTATATATGTGTTTTCTGGGCCACATGTTGGTGCAGAAATTATTTTACCAGAGGGAAGCTATACTATTGGGACAAGTGACTCTTGTGATATAATTTTGACAGATATTTCTTTAGCTCCCAGACACGCTCAGCTTGATGTTCATATTGGAGAAAGTGAAAATACAACACATTTGACTGTTATCCCTTTAGAAGGGGGTGTTTGGTCTAATAATCAAGCTGTGCCAGAGTCAGGTTTTCAACCTAAACCTGGAGACTTTTGGTACTTAGGGAATACATCCTTTGGGTGGAACTTCCCAGGTAAAAATTGGCAAAATAAAGCAGCACAACAATATGCTGAAACACTTAGCCAAGCAGAAAATGATAATAATAACCTTGGATTAGAAGGTGGAACAACACAAACTCAGGAACAGAAAGATGATTTAGTTAAGAAAGTATTTGGAGATACACATCCTCAAGATGTTATTAGTAAAATTGATAAGTTTTCTATGGGAAAACTCATTGGTGTATGTCTCCTTATCCTTTTTTTAGGAGCTATTGCAATTTCTTATCAAAGGGATTCTGTGGATGAAAAAACACAAGTTGCATTTTTACAGAAAGTGCTAGAAGATAATGGATTTAGTGGTGTATCAGTTATCCCAGGTGCTCAACAAATTATTATTCGTGGAGTTGTACAAAGTGATGTTCAACGACAATTAATTTATACATTGGCACAAAGTGTGCATTCTCCTGTATATATTGATGTTGGTGTTCGTGATGACTTAGTTAACGCTGTAAAAGCTGCTTTTGCTTCTAGAGGTATTCATATTTCTGTCAAAGAATTTTCAGATCCAGGTATAATTAGTATCTCTGGATATATGAAAGATGGTTTTGTTGAAGAGTGGTCAATTTCTGCTATGAGGGATGACATTCCTATACCATTCAAGCTGGAAAAGCATATTGTTTATGCTAAAGAGGTTGCTGAAGTTTTAGACAAAATATTTGCAGAAAATAAAATTGGTTCTTTAAAAGTGACGTATCTTGCAGGAGAAATAGAAATAGTAGGGAGTTTTGATGAGGAACGTACTAAAAAGCTCGATAAGGCATTAGCAGAAATAAAAAAAGAGCTTGATGTGCCAATCATGTTTAAAATTCAACAAATCAAGCCTGCTCCTATTACGTCTGCACAAAAGGGTCAACCAGTTAAAGATGAAAGTGATGAGGAGTCATCAGTGTTAGGAGGATCTGTTATAAAGGGGGTAACATTATTACCAATACCATTTATTACATTAAGTACAGGAGAGCGAATTTTTAAGGGTGGGGTATTACCTAGTGGTTATACCCTTGATTCAGTTTCTTTAGACAAGTTGATCTTTTCTAAAGATAATCAATATAAAGAATATCCATTGAGAGGTGCAAATTGA
- the sctC gene encoding type III secretion system outer membrane ring subunit SctC → MWIQFDYYMKNALRVILKVLFYILLWSILFIHLVSVSKAETLFSYLYTHYSEQESLGSLLTDFAFTQGYSAIISPAVRGNVSGFFKDENPYQFLEGMRSAFGVMWYMLGKTMYFYTQAELQRVFISPQVMTVERLYHILLNSSVISPQLPIQLNGDMIILSGPPHYIEQVLQAVSIFEVSQLSNITMRVFPLKYASADDIVIQSMDKTVTVPGIASILRAMLNGQQETATTIVEQPATVNKLNGEGLASKGKEKTEKGNEVKQQAAGVNIMADPRMNAVVINDAAYRMPYYEEVIHDLDKPLELVEIHAAIVDIDSEFKRDLGFTLQQGSSKKSMTMGGDFSTTQQSLPLEITKGTVEGGGLTYSTIYSKGVEFFLARVQALETEGEARVLGKPSVLTVDNIQATLENTSTYYIQVQGYQTVDLFKVESGTVLRVTPHIIYNNDGTKSIKLVVAIEDNQNDNSTDPTVGSNVVLPPIKQTRINTQGVVNTGQSLLIGGYYYEQQGVNDKGIPILKDIPIIGYLFKTNTKTSKKMERLILITPRIIMPNTVTPIPAHVDDPSFHRSAVQDTYDDIKPKSSTGGGCSRKRRAPVIEEQRLG, encoded by the coding sequence ATGTGGATACAGTTTGATTATTATATGAAAAATGCTCTTAGAGTTATTTTGAAAGTACTCTTTTATATACTTCTATGGAGCATTCTTTTTATACACTTAGTTAGTGTAAGCAAGGCTGAAACACTTTTTTCTTATTTATATACACATTATTCAGAACAAGAAAGTTTAGGTAGTCTTTTGACAGACTTTGCATTCACTCAGGGATATAGTGCTATTATTTCACCTGCTGTTCGTGGTAATGTCAGTGGTTTTTTTAAGGATGAGAATCCATACCAGTTTCTTGAAGGTATGAGGAGTGCCTTTGGTGTCATGTGGTATATGTTAGGAAAAACCATGTACTTTTATACACAGGCAGAACTGCAAAGAGTGTTTATAAGTCCACAAGTTATGACTGTTGAACGCTTATATCATATATTATTAAACTCTTCTGTTATTTCACCACAGTTACCTATTCAACTAAATGGAGATATGATTATCCTTTCCGGTCCTCCACATTACATTGAACAAGTATTACAGGCTGTATCTATTTTTGAGGTTTCTCAATTATCTAATATTACCATGCGTGTTTTCCCACTTAAATATGCATCTGCAGATGATATTGTTATTCAAAGTATGGATAAAACTGTTACAGTTCCTGGTATTGCTAGTATTTTACGTGCAATGCTTAATGGTCAACAAGAGACAGCAACAACAATAGTTGAACAGCCTGCAACTGTGAATAAGTTAAACGGAGAAGGACTTGCTTCAAAGGGTAAGGAAAAAACAGAAAAAGGTAATGAGGTAAAACAACAAGCAGCTGGCGTTAATATTATGGCTGATCCTCGTATGAATGCTGTTGTTATTAACGATGCGGCATATAGAATGCCTTACTATGAGGAAGTTATTCATGATTTGGATAAACCATTAGAGCTTGTTGAAATTCATGCTGCCATCGTAGACATTGATTCCGAATTTAAGAGAGACCTTGGTTTTACACTACAACAAGGAAGTTCTAAGAAGAGTATGACAATGGGTGGTGACTTTTCTACTACTCAACAATCACTACCACTTGAGATTACTAAAGGAACTGTCGAAGGCGGAGGTCTAACATATTCTACCATTTATTCAAAAGGGGTAGAGTTCTTTTTAGCACGGGTACAAGCTCTTGAAACAGAAGGTGAAGCAAGAGTTTTAGGGAAACCTTCAGTACTTACTGTAGATAATATTCAAGCAACATTGGAAAACACAAGTACATACTATATTCAAGTTCAAGGTTATCAGACTGTTGATTTATTCAAAGTTGAATCTGGTACGGTTCTACGTGTGACACCCCATATTATATATAATAATGATGGTACAAAATCTATTAAACTTGTTGTAGCTATCGAAGATAATCAAAATGATAATTCAACAGATCCTACTGTAGGTTCTAATGTTGTACTACCACCTATTAAACAGACAAGAATTAATACTCAAGGTGTTGTTAATACTGGCCAAAGTTTACTTATAGGTGGATATTACTATGAACAACAAGGTGTTAATGATAAGGGTATACCTATTCTCAAGGACATCCCTATTATAGGATATTTATTTAAAACAAATACAAAAACATCAAAAAAGATGGAACGGCTAATACTTATTACCCCAAGAATTATAATGCCTAATACAGTTACGCCTATACCTGCACATGTTGATGATCCTTCATTTCATCGTAGTGCAGTACAGGACACATATGATGATATAAAACCCAAAAGTTCTACAGGAGGAGGGTGCTCTAGAAAAAGAAGGGCTCCAGTTATTGAAGAGCAGAGGCTAGGCTAA